A genomic stretch from candidate division KSB1 bacterium includes:
- a CDS encoding ABC transporter ATP-binding protein yields the protein MNSILSVHDLSKTYKSGSKTLTVLKDISLEIEEGTSCAIVGPSGSGKTTLLGLCAGLDLPTTGSVVLNGVQLNDLNEDERAKVRNETIGFVFQNFQLISTLTAMENVMVPLELRGENHVKTQAEDLLDQVGLGDRSKHYPVQLSGGEQQRVALARAFINRPKILFADEPTGNLDEKTGAEILDLIAKQHSNGLTIVMVTHDPAIAIRADRVVHLHDGRIVEK from the coding sequence ATGAACTCAATTCTCTCAGTTCACGATTTATCAAAAACTTACAAAAGCGGCAGCAAAACCCTGACTGTGTTAAAAGACATTTCTCTCGAGATCGAAGAAGGAACTTCCTGCGCCATTGTCGGACCCTCCGGCAGCGGTAAAACTACCCTGCTCGGCCTGTGCGCCGGACTCGATTTACCAACAACAGGTTCGGTTGTGCTAAACGGCGTTCAATTAAACGATCTGAACGAAGATGAGCGCGCCAAAGTCCGCAACGAAACCATCGGTTTTGTCTTTCAAAATTTTCAGCTCATTTCCACGTTGACGGCGATGGAAAATGTTATGGTTCCGCTTGAGCTGCGCGGTGAAAATCATGTCAAGACTCAAGCCGAAGATCTGCTCGACCAGGTAGGTCTTGGTGATCGCTCAAAACACTATCCGGTGCAGCTCTCCGGCGGTGAACAGCAGCGGGTGGCGCTGGCGCGGGCCTTTATTAATCGTCCAAAGATTCTGTTTGCAGATGAACCGACCGGCAACCTTGATGAAAAAACCGGCGCTGAGATTCTCGATCTAATCGCAAAGCAGCATAGTAATGGACTGACGATCGTTATGGTCACACACGATCCCGCAATAGCAATACGCGCAGACCGTGTAGTTCATCTGCATGATGGGCGAATCGTCGAAAAGTAG
- a CDS encoding arylesterase, protein MSSKLCLAGALLLVLTLSTAIVAKSATNCKELTTFEDDKNTKKKPAKTILFLGNSLTAGYGLQKSQAFPALVQQKIDSLDWSFEVVNAGLSGETSSGGLRRINWLLKRKVDVLVLELGANDALRGISLDLTKKNLQAIIDSTKNKYPNVKIVVAGMLAPPNLGEEYTDKFRSIFTVLAKDALLVPFLLEGVGGVPELNLSDGIHPTAEGHKIVAENVWKVLKPLLESM, encoded by the coding sequence ATGTCTTCAAAGCTTTGCCTCGCTGGGGCCCTTCTTTTAGTGCTTACTCTTTCGACTGCAATAGTAGCAAAATCTGCGACCAATTGCAAAGAGTTAACAACCTTTGAGGATGATAAAAATACAAAGAAAAAACCAGCCAAAACGATTCTATTTTTAGGCAACAGTTTAACGGCCGGATACGGATTGCAAAAGTCACAAGCTTTCCCAGCTTTGGTTCAGCAAAAAATCGATTCGTTGGATTGGAGTTTTGAGGTCGTGAACGCCGGACTGAGCGGCGAGACTTCCTCCGGCGGCTTGCGCCGCATCAACTGGCTGTTGAAAAGAAAAGTGGATGTCCTGGTCCTCGAATTGGGCGCGAACGATGCCCTGCGCGGAATTTCTCTGGATCTTACGAAAAAGAATCTGCAAGCCATTATCGATAGTACAAAAAACAAATATCCAAACGTTAAGATCGTGGTTGCAGGAATGCTGGCGCCGCCTAATTTAGGTGAGGAGTACACAGATAAGTTTCGCTCGATTTTTACTGTCTTAGCAAAAGATGCACTCCTTGTGCCATTTTTACTGGAGGGAGTGGGTGGTGTGCCTGAATTGAACCTGTCTGACGGTATTCATCCGACAGCTGAAGGGCATAAAATTGTCGCTGAAAATGTTTGGAAGGTTTTGAAGCCTTTGCTTGAATCAATGTAA